The Theropithecus gelada isolate Dixy chromosome 11, Tgel_1.0, whole genome shotgun sequence genome includes a region encoding these proteins:
- the SELPLG gene encoding P-selectin glycoprotein ligand 1 isoform X3 yields the protein MPLQLLLLLILLGPGSSLQLWDTWADEAKKALGPLLARNRRQATEYEYLDYDFLPETEPPEILSNSTNTTPLTGPGNPESTTVKPAARHSTGLDTGGSVTELTMELANMGTLSMDSAAMEVQTTHPAATEAQTTQPAATEAQTTPLAATEAQTTPPAAMETQSAPPAATEAQTTPPAATEVQTTQPIATEPQTTAPAATEAQTTPPATTEAQTTQPIATEAQTTPLAATEALSTESNGMEALSTEPNATEALSMEPTTKKGLFIPFSVSSVTHKGIPMAASNLSINHPVGSPDHISVKQCLLGILILALVATIFLVCTVVLAVRLSRKGHMYPVRNYSPTEMVCISSLLPDGGEGPSALANGGLPKAKSQGLTPEPGEDRDGDDLTLHSFLP from the exons ATGCCTCTGCAACTCCTCCTGCTGCTGATCCTACTGGGCCCTGGCAGCAGCTTGCAGCTATGGGACACCTGGGCAGATGAAGCCAAGAAAGCCTTGGGTCCCCTGCTTGCCCGGAACCGGAGACAGGCCACCGAATATGAGTACCTGGATTATGATTTCTTGCCGGAAACGGAGCCTCCAGAAATACTGAGCAACAGCACCAACACCACTCCTCTGACTGGGCCTGGAAACCCTGAGTCTACCACTGTGAAGCCTGCTGCAAGGCATTCTACTGGCCTGGATACAGGAGGGTCAGTCACAGAGCTGACCATGgagctggccaacatggggacCCTGTCCATGGATTCAGCAGCTATGGAGGTACAGACCACTCACCCAGCAGCCACGGAG GCACAGACCACTCAACCAGCGGCCACGGAGGCACAGACCACTCCACTGGCAGCCACAGAGGCACAGACCACTCCACCAGCAGCCATGGAGACACAGAGTGCTCCACCGGCAGCCACAGAGGCACAGACCACTCCACCAGCAGCCACGGAGGTACAGACCACTCAACCCATAGCCACAGAGCCACAGACCACTGCACCAGCCGCCACAGAGGCACAGACCACTCCTCCGGCAACCACAGAGGCACAGACCACTCAACCCATAGCCACAGAGGCACAGACCACTCCACTGGCAGCCACAGAGGCCCTGTCCACAGAATCCAATGGCATGGAGGCCCTGTCCACAGAACCCAATGCCACAGAGGCCCTGTCCATGGAACCTACTACCAAAAAgggtctgttcatacccttttcTGTGTCCTCTGTTACTCACAAGGGCATTCCCATGGCAGCCAGCAATTTGTCCATCAACCACCCAGTGGGGTCCCCAGACCACATCTCTGTGAAGCAGTGCCTGCTGGGCATCCTAATCTTGGCACTGGTGGCCACTATCTTCCTCGTGTGCACTGTGGTGCTGGCAGTCCGCCTCTCCCGCAAGGGCCACATGTACCCCGTGCGTAATTACTCCCCCACCGAGATGGTCTGCATCTCGTCCCTGTTGCCTGATGGGGGTGAGGGGCCCTCCGCCTTAGCCAATGGGGGCCTGCCCAAGGCCAAGAGCCAGGGCCTGACGCCAGAGCCCGGGGAGGACCGTGACGGGGATGACCTCACCCTGCATAGCTTCCTCCCTTAG
- the SELPLG gene encoding P-selectin glycoprotein ligand 1 isoform X1, which translates to MAVGASGLEGDKMAGAMPLQLLLLLILLGPGSSLQLWDTWADEAKKALGPLLARNRRQATEYEYLDYDFLPETEPPEILSNSTNTTPLTGPGNPESTTVKPAARHSTGLDTGGSVTELTMELANMGTLSMDSAAMEVQTTHPAATEAQTTQPAATEAQTTQPAATEAQTTPLAATEAQTTPPAAMETQSAPPAATEAQTTPPAATEVQTTQPIATEPQTTAPAATEAQTTPPATTEAQTTQPIATEAQTTPLAATEALSTESNGMEALSTEPNATEALSMEPTTKKGLFIPFSVSSVTHKGIPMAASNLSINHPVGSPDHISVKQCLLGILILALVATIFLVCTVVLAVRLSRKGHMYPVRNYSPTEMVCISSLLPDGGEGPSALANGGLPKAKSQGLTPEPGEDRDGDDLTLHSFLP; encoded by the coding sequence GTGCCATGCCTCTGCAACTCCTCCTGCTGCTGATCCTACTGGGCCCTGGCAGCAGCTTGCAGCTATGGGACACCTGGGCAGATGAAGCCAAGAAAGCCTTGGGTCCCCTGCTTGCCCGGAACCGGAGACAGGCCACCGAATATGAGTACCTGGATTATGATTTCTTGCCGGAAACGGAGCCTCCAGAAATACTGAGCAACAGCACCAACACCACTCCTCTGACTGGGCCTGGAAACCCTGAGTCTACCACTGTGAAGCCTGCTGCAAGGCATTCTACTGGCCTGGATACAGGAGGGTCAGTCACAGAGCTGACCATGgagctggccaacatggggacCCTGTCCATGGATTCAGCAGCTATGGAGGTACAGACCACTCACCCAGCAGCCACGGAGGCACAGACCACTCAACCAGCGGCCACGGAGGCACAGACCACTCAACCAGCGGCCACGGAGGCACAGACCACTCCACTGGCAGCCACAGAGGCACAGACCACTCCACCAGCAGCCATGGAGACACAGAGTGCTCCACCGGCAGCCACAGAGGCACAGACCACTCCACCAGCAGCCACGGAGGTACAGACCACTCAACCCATAGCCACAGAGCCACAGACCACTGCACCAGCCGCCACAGAGGCACAGACCACTCCTCCGGCAACCACAGAGGCACAGACCACTCAACCCATAGCCACAGAGGCACAGACCACTCCACTGGCAGCCACAGAGGCCCTGTCCACAGAATCCAATGGCATGGAGGCCCTGTCCACAGAACCCAATGCCACAGAGGCCCTGTCCATGGAACCTACTACCAAAAAgggtctgttcatacccttttcTGTGTCCTCTGTTACTCACAAGGGCATTCCCATGGCAGCCAGCAATTTGTCCATCAACCACCCAGTGGGGTCCCCAGACCACATCTCTGTGAAGCAGTGCCTGCTGGGCATCCTAATCTTGGCACTGGTGGCCACTATCTTCCTCGTGTGCACTGTGGTGCTGGCAGTCCGCCTCTCCCGCAAGGGCCACATGTACCCCGTGCGTAATTACTCCCCCACCGAGATGGTCTGCATCTCGTCCCTGTTGCCTGATGGGGGTGAGGGGCCCTCCGCCTTAGCCAATGGGGGCCTGCCCAAGGCCAAGAGCCAGGGCCTGACGCCAGAGCCCGGGGAGGACCGTGACGGGGATGACCTCACCCTGCATAGCTTCCTCCCTTAG
- the SELPLG gene encoding P-selectin glycoprotein ligand 1 isoform X2, with amino-acid sequence MPLQLLLLLILLGPGSSLQLWDTWADEAKKALGPLLARNRRQATEYEYLDYDFLPETEPPEILSNSTNTTPLTGPGNPESTTVKPAARHSTGLDTGGSVTELTMELANMGTLSMDSAAMEVQTTHPAATEAQTTQPAATEAQTTQPAATEAQTTPLAATEAQTTPPAAMETQSAPPAATEAQTTPPAATEVQTTQPIATEPQTTAPAATEAQTTPPATTEAQTTQPIATEAQTTPLAATEALSTESNGMEALSTEPNATEALSMEPTTKKGLFIPFSVSSVTHKGIPMAASNLSINHPVGSPDHISVKQCLLGILILALVATIFLVCTVVLAVRLSRKGHMYPVRNYSPTEMVCISSLLPDGGEGPSALANGGLPKAKSQGLTPEPGEDRDGDDLTLHSFLP; translated from the coding sequence ATGCCTCTGCAACTCCTCCTGCTGCTGATCCTACTGGGCCCTGGCAGCAGCTTGCAGCTATGGGACACCTGGGCAGATGAAGCCAAGAAAGCCTTGGGTCCCCTGCTTGCCCGGAACCGGAGACAGGCCACCGAATATGAGTACCTGGATTATGATTTCTTGCCGGAAACGGAGCCTCCAGAAATACTGAGCAACAGCACCAACACCACTCCTCTGACTGGGCCTGGAAACCCTGAGTCTACCACTGTGAAGCCTGCTGCAAGGCATTCTACTGGCCTGGATACAGGAGGGTCAGTCACAGAGCTGACCATGgagctggccaacatggggacCCTGTCCATGGATTCAGCAGCTATGGAGGTACAGACCACTCACCCAGCAGCCACGGAGGCACAGACCACTCAACCAGCGGCCACGGAGGCACAGACCACTCAACCAGCGGCCACGGAGGCACAGACCACTCCACTGGCAGCCACAGAGGCACAGACCACTCCACCAGCAGCCATGGAGACACAGAGTGCTCCACCGGCAGCCACAGAGGCACAGACCACTCCACCAGCAGCCACGGAGGTACAGACCACTCAACCCATAGCCACAGAGCCACAGACCACTGCACCAGCCGCCACAGAGGCACAGACCACTCCTCCGGCAACCACAGAGGCACAGACCACTCAACCCATAGCCACAGAGGCACAGACCACTCCACTGGCAGCCACAGAGGCCCTGTCCACAGAATCCAATGGCATGGAGGCCCTGTCCACAGAACCCAATGCCACAGAGGCCCTGTCCATGGAACCTACTACCAAAAAgggtctgttcatacccttttcTGTGTCCTCTGTTACTCACAAGGGCATTCCCATGGCAGCCAGCAATTTGTCCATCAACCACCCAGTGGGGTCCCCAGACCACATCTCTGTGAAGCAGTGCCTGCTGGGCATCCTAATCTTGGCACTGGTGGCCACTATCTTCCTCGTGTGCACTGTGGTGCTGGCAGTCCGCCTCTCCCGCAAGGGCCACATGTACCCCGTGCGTAATTACTCCCCCACCGAGATGGTCTGCATCTCGTCCCTGTTGCCTGATGGGGGTGAGGGGCCCTCCGCCTTAGCCAATGGGGGCCTGCCCAAGGCCAAGAGCCAGGGCCTGACGCCAGAGCCCGGGGAGGACCGTGACGGGGATGACCTCACCCTGCATAGCTTCCTCCCTTAG